From the genome of Sulfurovum sp. NBC37-1, one region includes:
- a CDS encoding aspartate kinase: MLIVQKYGGTSVGGLDRIENVANRVAKARDEGHDLVIVVSAMSGETNKLIEYAEHFSKNPAKKEMDMLLSSGERITAALLAIALQAKGYDAQAMTGRQAGIVTDDTHTYARIESIDPKAMQNAIKEGKIIVVAGFQGINKNGSVTTLGRGGSDLSAVALAAALKADQCEIYSDVDGIYTTDPRIEPHAKKLDTISYDEMLELSSLGAKVLQNRSVELAKKLNVKLYAKSSFSDDKGTLITKENENMEAVMVSGVVLDKNQARVTLRGVVDRPGIAAEIFSALADANINVDMIIQNVGTDGLTNLGFTVPQSELENAKKLVETFNHEIQGADFDEHVCKVSVVGVGMKSHSGVAATAFTVLANSNINIQMISTSEIKISMIIDEKYGELAIRALHEAYGLDK; encoded by the coding sequence ATGTTGATCGTACAGAAGTATGGTGGTACAAGCGTAGGTGGACTGGACCGCATTGAGAATGTAGCGAACCGTGTGGCCAAAGCTCGGGATGAGGGGCATGACCTGGTCATTGTCGTTTCAGCCATGAGCGGTGAGACGAACAAGCTGATAGAGTATGCGGAACATTTCAGCAAGAATCCTGCAAAGAAAGAGATGGATATGCTGTTGAGTTCTGGTGAGAGGATCACTGCAGCACTGCTTGCCATTGCGCTGCAGGCCAAAGGCTATGATGCCCAGGCCATGACAGGGCGCCAGGCAGGGATCGTTACAGATGATACCCATACCTATGCACGGATCGAATCGATCGATCCCAAAGCGATGCAGAATGCCATCAAAGAGGGAAAGATCATAGTCGTAGCAGGCTTTCAGGGGATCAACAAGAACGGTTCGGTCACAACGCTGGGCCGTGGAGGTTCGGACCTCTCCGCTGTTGCCCTGGCTGCTGCACTCAAGGCAGACCAGTGTGAGATCTATTCGGATGTGGATGGTATTTATACGACCGATCCGCGTATCGAGCCCCATGCCAAAAAACTCGATACCATATCTTATGACGAAATGCTTGAACTCTCCTCGCTGGGAGCCAAAGTATTGCAGAACCGTTCGGTTGAACTGGCGAAGAAGTTGAATGTGAAACTCTATGCAAAAAGCAGTTTCAGTGATGATAAAGGTACATTGATAACGAAGGAGAATGAGAATATGGAAGCAGTCATGGTCAGCGGTGTAGTGCTGGATAAAAATCAGGCAAGGGTAACACTCAGGGGTGTTGTGGACAGACCGGGGATCGCGGCAGAGATCTTCTCTGCGCTGGCGGACGCGAACATCAATGTCGATATGATCATCCAGAATGTCGGAACGGACGGTTTGACCAACCTTGGATTTACCGTACCCCAGAGCGAACTGGAGAATGCCAAAAAGCTGGTAGAGACATTCAACCATGAGATACAGGGAGCGGACTTTGACGAACATGTCTGCAAGGTTTCCGTGGTCGGTGTAGGTATGAAATCACATTCTGGTGTGGCAGCTACAGCGTTTACTGTGTTGGCGAACAGCAACATCAACATTCAGATGATCTCCACTTCAGAGATCAAGATCTCTATGATCATCGATGAGAAGTACGGTGAACTTGCGATCCGTGCGCTCCATGAAGCCTATGGGCTGGACAAATAA
- a CDS encoding RNA pyrophosphohydrolase, producing the protein MQNKKSYRPNVAAVILSSKYPEKCEFFVAHRTDIRNAWQFPQGGIDEGETPEDALYRELLEEIGCNNVEILGEFPEWITYDFPKTARGKVYPFDGQTQKYFLVRLKEEAQINLQAFEIPEFKEYTFVKYDELFQKVTYFKRKVYRRVIDHFIKEGLI; encoded by the coding sequence ATGCAAAATAAAAAGAGCTATAGGCCTAATGTTGCAGCCGTCATACTCTCTTCTAAATATCCGGAAAAGTGTGAATTTTTTGTCGCACACCGAACTGATATCAGAAATGCCTGGCAGTTCCCACAGGGCGGCATCGATGAGGGTGAAACGCCTGAAGATGCACTCTACAGGGAACTGCTTGAGGAAATAGGATGCAATAATGTTGAGATACTGGGGGAATTCCCGGAGTGGATCACATACGATTTTCCTAAAACAGCAAGGGGGAAAGTGTACCCTTTTGACGGCCAGACACAGAAATATTTTCTGGTCCGCCTCAAAGAGGAGGCACAGATAAACCTGCAGGCATTTGAGATCCCGGAGTTTAAAGAGTATACGTTTGTCAAGTATGATGAGCTGTTCCAAAAGGTGACCTATTTTAAACGTAAAGTGTATCGCAGGGTAATAGATCACTTCATTAAAGAGGGTTTGATCTAA